In Mustelus asterias chromosome 20, sMusAst1.hap1.1, whole genome shotgun sequence, a single genomic region encodes these proteins:
- the gcnt7 gene encoding N-acetyllactosaminide beta-1,6-N-acetylglucosaminyl-transferase, with protein sequence MIKLRVRKYFFGSTGIIGGFTFVAATIFLLYFKNPTVQRNSNSGFPCNFSAYCPAILNGEKEGYQLGDNCERQWKPEPLHIQDLDNCSKIIQEHHFITSSLSQEEASHPLAYIITIHKEFEMFVKLLRAIYNPQNVYCIHVDQKSSEDYKRKIKSLTDCFKNIFIASKLEHVVYGGFSRLQADINCMKDLVKLEHDWMYVINLCGQDFPIKTNREIIWHIKRKWDGKNITPGTQQPQNMKYRTEYSYKEGVNNGNGYVYRLNQKKSAPPLQLAIYFGTAYYTLTKKFVQFVLEDVRAKALLEWSRDTYSPDEHYWVTLNHLDGAPGRTPNVSWEGNIRAVKWAPIAGPSLDDCYGHFAHDICVYGLRDLKWITTQPDMFANKFEVSTAPLTIKCMEHWHRNRVLNQTSATIQPHWYLED encoded by the exons ATGATCAAACTTAGAGTGAGAAAGTACTTCTTCGGGTCAACTGGTATAATAGGAGGGTTCACGTTTGTTGCAGCCACCATATTTCTGCTTTACTTCAAGAATCCGACTGTGCAAAGAAACAGCAACAGTGGGTTTCCGTGTAATTTCAGTGCGTACTGTCCTGCaattttaaatggtgaaaaggAAGGATACCAACTTGGAGACAATTGCGAAAGGCAATGGAAGCCGGAACCACTTCACATTCAAGATCTAGATAACTGCTCCAAAATCATACAAGAACATCACTTCATAACAAGTTCGCTGTCACAAGAAGAAGCCAGCCATCCCCTAGCTTATATTATCACAATTCACAAAGAGTTTGAAATGTTTGTGAAACTTTTGCGAGCAATTTACAATCCACAGAATGTGTACTGCATTCACGTTGACCAAAAGTCATCCGAAGATTACAAGAGAAAAATAAAGAGCTTGACTGActgctttaaaaacatttttatagCTTCAAAATTAGAACATGTCGTTTATGGTGGATTTTCACGTCTACAAGCAGATATAAATTGTATGAAAGATCTTGTAAAGTTAGAACATGACTGGATGTATGTCATCAACCTCTGTGGACAAGATTTCCCAATCAAAACTAACCGGGAAATCATTTGGCATATAAAAAGAAAATGGGATGGTAAAAATATCACACCAGGAACACAACAACCACAAAATATGAAATACAGGACAGAGTACAGTTATAAAGAGGGGGTCAATAATGGTAACGGTTACGTTTATCGACTTAACCAGAAGAAAAGTGCACCACCACTGCAGCTCGCGATTTATTTTGGAACAGCATACTACACACTCACAAAAAAGTTTGTGCAATTTGTACTGGAAGATGTACGTGCCAAAGCACTTCTCGAGTGGTCCCGGGATACATACAGTCCAGATGAACATTACTGGGTGACACTGAATCACTTAGATG GTGCGCCTGGCAGAACTCCAAATGTTTCATGGGAAGGCAATATACGGGCAGTAAAATGGGCACCTATTGCAGGACCTTCACTTGATGACTGTTATG GACATTTTGCCCACGATATCTGTGTGTATGGCCTCAGAGATCTAAAATGGATCACAACACAACCAGATATGTTTGCCAATAAATTTGAAGTGTCAACAGCCCCTCTGACCATTAAGTGTATGGAGCACTGGCATAGGAATCGCGTACTTAATCAAACCTCAGCAACTATACAGCCGCACTGGTACCTCGAGGACTAA